The following coding sequences are from one Chthonomonadales bacterium window:
- the ligA gene encoding NAD-dependent DNA ligase LigA — protein MADGRADAEQRARELREKLREHNYRYYVLDSPSISDAAYDRLFGELLGIEEAYPELVTPDSPTQRVGAGLPTTFAPIQHRVPMLSLDNAFGEAELREWDGRVKRLLGLAADTIIEYLAELKIDGLSVSLTYIDGRLVTGATRGDGVQGEDVTPNIRTMRVVPLELRAPATTGALPDGGDTPSAGAPPLIEVRGEVFLTHAEFARINAANEEAGLPTFANPRNAAAGSVRQKDPTVTAGRRLDAFFYAVGAVEGCAFDSQQHLLRTYSAWGLKTNPNLLLCPGIDEVLAFTRMWAEGRERLPYDIDGVVVKVNSFGLQRELGFVSRSPRWATAYKFPAQQARTRVLDIKVQVGMTGALTPVAVLEPVALAGVQVARATLHNQDEIRRKDVRIGDTVVVQRAGEVIPEIVEVVTSERRGDELAYQMPPECPACGARAMRPDGEAVTRCPNPACPEKLRQRLQHYVSRDAMDIESLGGKRLDQLVSAGLVRDAADLYGLSAARLEPLERMGPRLASNILEAIERSKTRPLNRLIYALGIRHVGEHTAEVLADRFGTLARLRAASMEELRAVYEIGDTTARSVHGCLREPATEDLLARLEAAGVRTEAADGGQRSDRLAGKTFVFTGTLTSLTRQHAEQTVKRAGGRVSSSVSRATTYVVSGESAGSKLVRARELGVAVLSEEDFLAMLEDEPRTPAEA, from the coding sequence ATGGCCGATGGCCGCGCCGATGCGGAGCAGCGCGCGCGCGAGCTCCGCGAGAAGCTCCGCGAGCACAACTATCGCTACTACGTGCTCGACTCTCCGTCGATCTCCGACGCTGCCTATGATCGGCTCTTCGGCGAGTTGCTCGGGATCGAGGAGGCGTACCCCGAGCTGGTGACGCCAGACTCCCCAACCCAGCGCGTCGGCGCTGGGCTCCCCACCACGTTCGCGCCCATCCAGCATCGCGTCCCGATGCTCTCTCTCGACAACGCGTTCGGCGAGGCAGAGCTGCGCGAGTGGGACGGCCGCGTAAAGCGGCTCCTCGGCCTCGCAGCCGACACCATCATCGAGTACCTGGCCGAGCTCAAGATCGACGGCCTGTCGGTCTCACTGACCTACATCGACGGGAGGCTCGTGACGGGGGCCACGCGTGGAGACGGCGTTCAGGGCGAGGACGTGACCCCCAACATCCGCACGATGCGCGTCGTGCCGCTCGAGCTGCGTGCGCCGGCGACCACTGGCGCGCTACCCGACGGCGGCGATACCCCATCGGCCGGCGCGCCGCCGCTCATCGAGGTTCGGGGCGAGGTGTTCCTGACGCACGCGGAGTTCGCGCGCATCAACGCCGCCAACGAGGAGGCCGGCCTGCCAACCTTCGCCAACCCGCGCAACGCCGCCGCGGGCTCGGTACGCCAGAAGGACCCCACGGTCACCGCCGGGCGCAGGCTGGACGCCTTCTTCTATGCCGTTGGCGCGGTGGAAGGCTGCGCGTTTGACAGCCAGCAGCACCTGCTGCGGACCTACAGCGCCTGGGGGCTCAAGACGAACCCGAACCTGCTGCTCTGCCCGGGCATCGACGAGGTGCTCGCCTTCACACGCATGTGGGCAGAGGGACGCGAACGGCTGCCCTACGACATCGACGGCGTCGTCGTTAAGGTGAACTCCTTCGGTCTGCAACGCGAGCTCGGGTTCGTGAGCCGTAGCCCGCGGTGGGCGACGGCCTACAAGTTCCCGGCCCAGCAGGCCCGCACGCGCGTCCTCGACATCAAGGTGCAGGTCGGCATGACCGGAGCGCTGACCCCCGTGGCGGTGCTGGAGCCGGTGGCGCTGGCCGGCGTCCAGGTCGCGCGCGCGACGCTGCACAACCAGGACGAGATCCGGCGCAAGGATGTGCGGATCGGCGACACGGTCGTCGTACAGCGCGCGGGAGAGGTGATCCCCGAGATCGTGGAGGTGGTCACCTCGGAGCGGCGCGGCGACGAGCTGGCCTACCAGATGCCGCCGGAGTGCCCGGCTTGCGGCGCGCGCGCCATGCGCCCCGACGGCGAGGCGGTCACACGCTGCCCGAACCCGGCGTGCCCGGAGAAGCTCCGGCAGCGCCTCCAGCACTACGTCTCGCGCGACGCGATGGACATCGAGAGCCTCGGCGGCAAGCGCCTCGACCAGCTCGTGTCCGCCGGCCTCGTTCGCGACGCCGCCGACCTGTACGGCCTGTCCGCGGCGCGGCTCGAGCCGCTGGAGCGAATGGGGCCCCGGCTCGCCTCCAACATCCTGGAGGCGATCGAGCGAAGCAAGACCCGGCCGCTCAACCGCCTCATCTACGCCCTCGGCATCCGCCACGTGGGGGAGCATACCGCGGAGGTCCTTGCCGACCGCTTCGGAACTCTGGCGCGGCTTCGAGCGGCATCGATGGAGGAGCTGCGCGCGGTGTACGAGATCGGCGACACCACGGCTCGGAGCGTCCACGGATGCCTGCGGGAGCCGGCGACGGAGGACCTTCTCGCACGCCTGGAGGCGGCGGGCGTCCGCACGGAGGCCGCCGACGGCGGCCAGCGCAGCGATCGGCTTGCAGGCAAGACCTTCGTGTTCACCGGGACGCTCACGAGCCTCACGCGCCAGCACGCCGAACAGACCGTGAAGCGCGCCGGAGGCCGGGTCTCGTCCAGCGTGAGCCGGGCGACGACCTACGTGGTCTCGGGAGAGAGCGCCGGTTCCAAGCTGGTCAGGGCGCGCGAGCTTGGCGTGGCGGTGCTGAGCGAGGAGGACTTCCTGGCGATGCTCGAGGACGAGCCGCGAACGCCGGCGGAGGCCTGA